The Chrysemys picta bellii isolate R12L10 chromosome 12, ASM1138683v2, whole genome shotgun sequence genome has a segment encoding these proteins:
- the HEATR9 gene encoding protein HEATR9, whose product MAERKKSMMAKKKPDFLLSKLLKSIHRLYPVKIKWKDTDPGIKMLQLERIKELTESLASSVEQEQIYAAQALGCLRITDEFVLSALRNTVVYPRHPIPSELPAVWALAFRVGHCLLLLCWVGAGCLDAAVVKELIGHLKKGSPTQRKDLLAALAVALHAWAAGPESKVTAPAETGPKGSGSAFSRCQYRQPQYEMKHSQQHRSSFLSQRSVVGAQSRLIGTLEQLAASQDGTDDSVLLAATCLVYLDASNPAAQAALLRCLTQENMKKKMQALLMLVKHVNVVSADIIQALIDQLRHSPVYKHRADAANLLSTIGLEPIRREGLEEEVFQLLVEKLHQEPFLVVRQTVAMTAAALQMKGRIWDIVEKQLKEKSEVNRRQAVVSLGVLGLRKKQVFFTLLEMLEVDSSLAVRIQVIRTFCTLGMNNTHVLKTLVLKEQTDGALARECVKALKILQKLPGARRGLEHQISQLS is encoded by the exons ATGGCCGAAAGGAAGAAGTCAATGATGGCGAAGAAAAA GCCCGATTTCCTCCTCTCAAAGTTGCTAAAGTCCATCCACCGTTTATACCCAGTGAAGATTAAATGGAAGGACACAGATCCTGGGATCAAGATGCTGCAGCTGGAAAGGATAAAG GAGCTCACGGAGAGCTTGGCTTCTTCTGTGGAACAAGAGCAAATCTACGCTGCTCAG GCCCTGGGCTGCCTTAGGATCACTGATGAGTTTGTGCTGTCTGCACTTCGCAACACTGTAG TTTACCCCCGGCACCCAATTCCCAGCGAGCTGCCAGCCGTCTGGGCTCTGGCGTTCAGAGTTGGTCATTGCCTTCTGCTTTTGTGCTGGGTTGGAGCAGGTTGCCTGGATGCTGCCGTGGTGAAGGAACTGATCGGACACCTGAAGAAGGGAAGCCCGACTCAGAGAAAGGATCTCCTCGCTGCTCTGGCGGTGGCTTTGCACGCGTGGGCTGCGGGGCCCGAATCCAAGGTCACGGCTCCTGCTGAAACTGGACCAAAGGGCTCAGGCTCTGCCTTTTCCAGGTGCCAGTACCGCCAGCCCCAGTATGAGATGAAACACAGTCAACAGCACCGCTCTTCCTTTCTGTCCCAGCGGAGTGTGGTGGGTGCCCAGTCCAGGCTCATCGGGACCCTGGAGCAGCTGGCAGCCTCACAGGACGGCACAGATGACTCGGTCCtcttggcagccacctgcttggTGTATCTGGATGCATCCAATCCCGCTGCCCAGGCGGCGCTGCTGAGGTGCCTGACCCAGGAGAACATGAAGAAGAAAATGCAG GCTTTGCTCATGCTAGTGAAGCACGTGAATGTAGTCAGCGCCGATATCATCCAGGCCCTTATAGATCAGCTTCGCCATTCTCCAGTGTACAAG CATCGCGCCGATGCCGCCAATTTGCTGAGCACCATTGGGCTGGAGCCGATCCGACGGGAAGGCTTGGAAGAGGAGGTGTTCCAGCTGTTGGTGGAAAAGCTGCACCAGGAGCCGTTTCTG GTAGTGAGACAGACTGTGGCAATGACTGCGGCAGCTCTGCAGATGAAGGGGCGAATCTGGGATATTGTGGAGAA GCAGCTGAAGGAGAAGAGCGAGGTGAACCGAAGACAGGCTGTGGTTTCCTTG GGGGTCCTTGGTCTTCGCAAGAAGCAGGTGTTCTTTACCCTGCTGGAAATGCTGGAGGTGGACAGCAGTCTGGCTGTTCGCATTCAG GTCATTAGGACGTTTTGCACCCTGGGAATGAACAACACGCATGTGCTGAAAACCCTGGTGCTCAAGGAACAGACGGATGGGGCTCTAGCCAG AGAATGTGTGAAAGCTTTGAAGATCCTCCAGAAGCTCCCCGGTGCTAGACGAGGCTTGGAGCATCAGATCTCTCAGCTCTCCTGA